In the Stegostoma tigrinum isolate sSteTig4 chromosome 42, sSteTig4.hap1, whole genome shotgun sequence genome, gagactgtggaaatgtggggattgtgggaagggttttctttacccatcccagctggaaatgcaccagcgcagtcacactggggaaaagccattcacctgctctgattgtgggatgCGATTCACTCGGTCATCCAGCCTGcagatacaccagcgagttcacaccggggagagaccattcacctgctccctGTGTGGCAAAGGATTCAGTCAGTCATCCAACCTGTTgaaacaccagcaagttcacactggagagagaccatttacCTGCTCCCTGTGTGggatgggattcactcagtcctccAGCCTGCTAAGACATCAGCAAGTTCACattggggagagaccgttcattTGCTCCCAGTGTGGTATGGGATTCACTCAATCTTACCACCTGCGGATacaccaacgcagtcacactggggagaaaccattcgcTTGCTCTGattgtggaaagggattcactttGTCATCCAGCTTGCGGaaaca is a window encoding:
- the LOC125449341 gene encoding zinc finger protein 239-like → MSKRHCAHTGERLWKCGDCGKGFLYPSQLEMHQRSHTGEKPFTCSDCGMRFTRSSSLQIHQRVHTGERPFTCSLCGKGFSQSSNLLKHQQVHTGERPFTCSLCGMGFTQSSSLLRHQQVHIGERPFICSQCGMGFTQSYHLRIHQRSHTGEKPFACSDCGKGFTLSSSLRKHQRIHTGERPFSCSECGKGFAQSSSLRIHQRIHTGERPFTCAVCGMGFTQSSSLRIHQRGHTGERPFTCAVCGMGFTQSSNLQIHQRVHTGEKPFTCSLCGRGFSQSSNLRRHQRVHTGEKHSLR